The proteins below are encoded in one region of Equus caballus isolate H_3958 breed thoroughbred chromosome 18, TB-T2T, whole genome shotgun sequence:
- the PSMD14 gene encoding 26S proteasome non-ATPase regulatory subunit 14 isoform X3, producing MLKHGRAGVPMEVMGLMLGEFVDDYTVRVIDVFAMPQSGTGVSVEAVDPVFQAKMLDMLKQTGRPEMVVGWYHSHPGFGCWLSGVDINTQQSFEALSERAVAVVVDPIQSVKGKVVIDAFRLINANMMVLGHEPRQTTSNLGHLNKPSIQALIHGLNRHYYSITINYRKNELEQKMLLNLHKKSWMEGLTLQDYSEHCKHNESVVKEMLELAKNYNKAVEEEDKMTPEQLAIKNVGKQDPKRHLEEHVDVLMTSNIVQCLAAMLDTVVFK from the exons ATGTTAAAACATGGTCGTGCTGGAGTTCCAATGGAAGTTATGGGTCTGATGCTTGGAGAATTTGTTGATGATTACACCGTCAGAGTGATTGATGTGTTTGCTATGCCACAGTCAGGAACA GGTGTCAGTGTGGAGGCAGTTGATCCAGTGTTCCAAGCCAAAATGTTGGATATGTTGAAGCAGACAGGAAG GCCTGAGATGGTTGTTGGTTGGTATCACAGTCACCCCGGCTTTGGTTGTTGGCTTTCTGGTGTGGATATCAACACTCAGCAGAGCTTTGAAGCCTTGTCGGAGAGAGCTGTGGCAGTGGTTGTGGATCCCATTCAGAGTGTAAAAGGAAAG GTTGTTATTGATGCCTTCAGATTGATCAATGCTAATATGATGGTCTTAGGACATGAACCAAGACAAACAACCTCAAATCTGGGTCACTTAAACAAGCCATCTATCCAG GCATTAATTCATGGACTAAACAGACATTATTACTCCATTACTATTAACTATCGGAAAAATGAACTGGAACAGAAG ATGTTGCTAAATTTGCATAAGAAGAGTTGGATGGAAGGTCTGACACTTCAGGACTACAGTGAACACTGTAAACACAATGAATCAGTGGTAaaagagatgttggaattagccAAGAATTACAATAAG GCTGTAGAAGAAGAAGATAAGATGACACCTGAACAGCTGGCAATAAAGAATGTTGGCAAGCAG gaccCCAAACGTCATTTG